ATTCCACGTAGGGGATGTGGCAGAACGTGTTCGCGGCGTACACGAGGTCGGCCGGGCCGTCCTGCTCGCGGATGGACAGCGCGGTGGACTCCTCGAAGAAGTCCTTGCGGACCCGCACGCCCGCCTCAGCGGCCAGGTCGGCGACCGCGCCGGACGGTTCGACGCCCAGGTGCCGCACACCCGCCTCCGCGACGGTGCGCAACATGGTGCCGTCGTTGCAGCCCAGCTCGACCACGAGCGGGTCCTCGCCCGCCAGCTCGGTGCTCAGGAACCGCTCGGCCAGGGCGCGGAAGTGCTCGCGCATCACCGCGGACCCCTGGGACAGGTAGGGGTAGTCCTGGTGGAACATCTTCTCCCGGGGCACCTCCTCCATCAGCTGCACCATCGCGCAGTCCGCGCACGCGCCCACGGCGAGGCGGTAGGTGAACTCGACGGAGGTGTCCTCGGGCAGCCGGAACGCGTCGGACAGCGGCTGCTCGCCGAGGTCGACGAACTCGGTGACCGTCCCGGCGCAGACGCGGCAGGTGGATCGGTTGGGCATGGCGGGCCCTTTCTGCTCGGGTGGCACGCGGGTCAGCCCCGGGCTTCGACGGCCCGCGGGCCGGCGCCCGCCCGCTGGGACAGGCGGTGCGGCAGGTCCGCCCGACTGCGCATGCCCAGCTTGCGGTAGACCCTGGTGAGGTGCTGCTCGACGGTGCTGACGGTGATGTAGAGGATGCCGCTGATCTCGCGGTTCGTGTGGCCCTTCGCGGCGAGTTCGGCCACGCGCAGCTCGGAGTCGCTGAGGACCGGTCGCCCGTCGCCGGTGTCGCCGTCCTCCCAGTCGACCGGGATGGGCAGGGCGCCGGAGTAGGACGCCTTGGTCTCGGCCGCCGCGACCCGGGACAGCTCGCGCGCCTCGCCGTGCTCCCCCAGGGTGTCGAGGGCTTCGCTGAGGTCGGACAGGGCGCGGGCCAGCTCGACCCGGTCGCCCGCCCGCCGCAGGTGCCGCACGGCCTCGCGCAGCAGCCCGGGCCGCTCGGCGGGCTCGCCCGCCGCGGCGAGGACCCGCAGCGCCGCGCCGCGGGTGCGGCGGTCGCCCGCCGGCAGCTGCATCTGCTCGTGGATCAGCTCGCGGGCCGCCTCCGGGCGGCCGAGGGTGAGGTTGGCCTGGGCGAGGCCGCAGCGCCACGGCGCGAGCACCGGCAGGTCGATGCCCCACTCGCGCATCCGGGTGCCGCAGTTCTGGAAGTCGCTGATGGCGGCGAGCACCCGCCCGGCGGCGAGGTTGCCGTTGCCGCGGGCGTGCAGGTAGCGCAGGCCGGCGGCGGTGGCGAACATGGCGTCGGGCACGCGCAGCCGCATCACGTCGGCGACCACGCGGTGCCGACCGAGCGCGATGTTGGCCTCCAGCAGCACGGCCAGCGGGTAGCCGATGGACAGGCCCCAGCCCTGGTGCGGCAGCAGGGCGAGCGCGGTCTCGGCGCGCGCGGCGGCCACCACCACCTCCCCGCGGCGCAGGGCGATGTCGGCCCGGACGACCTCCAGGACCGACTGCCAGGTCACCGCGCCGCCGCGGGTGGCCTCGGCGGCGAGCCGGTCGCACCACTGCTCGGCCCGGTCGGGGTGGCCGCTGTGCACCAGGATCAGCAGGGCGGTGAGCACGACCTCCAGCGACATGTCGCCGAGCCGGCAGCTCCGCAGGATGTGCTCGGCGCTGGCGATGGCGTCGGGGTGGAACTCGTCGGTCCAGAAGGTGCCGACGGCCTGCGCCGCGGCCACCCACGGGTCCGCGTCGGCCACCACGTCGGTGGCCACGGCGGCGGCCGGGCCGAGGCCGTGGAACCACTGGCAGACGATCCGCAGCTCGGCCGCGCTCTGCGCGTCCAGCACGCCGGGGTTCTCCTCCAGCACGGCGAGCGCCCGCACGGCCGTGGCCTCGTCCCCGATCCACAGCGCGTGCTGCACGACGATCATGGCGTCCCGGCCGCGCAGCCCGCCCGCCCACATCGCCTCGTGCAGGGGTGCCATGTGCACGACGGCGGCGGCCGGGTTGACCCGCCACAGCGCTCGGACCAGGACGCTGGTGAGGCCCAGCCGCTCGTCCCGCTCGACCACGGGCAGCGCCGGTTCCAGGTAGCGCACGGCCGCCGCCACGTCGTCGCCCATGAGCGCCTGCTCGGCGGCGATGCGCAGCACGGCGACCGGCCAGCCCGGTGCGACCCGGTCGGCGGCCACGAGGTGGTCGGCCACCACGGCCGCCGCCGCGCCGCGCTGGTAGAGCAGTTCGGCGGCGCGGGAGTGCAGCCGCACCCGTTCGGCGCCCGGCGTGCTGTCCAGGACCGCCGACGCCGCGCCGGGGTGGCGGAAGTCGCCGTCGAGCAGCAGGCCGGCGGCGGTGAGCACGTCGACCGCCTGCTCCACGGCCTCGGGCGTGGTGCCGGCCAGCCGGCCGAGCAGGACCGGCGTGCGTTCCTCGCCGAGCACGGCGATGGCGCGCGCGACCTCCAGCAGCCCGGCTTCCCAGCGGTGCAGGCACTCCAGCACCGCGCGCTTGAGCGCGGGGCCGACCTGGTCGGGGCCGGTCTCGTGGCCGGCCTCCAGGTCCTCGATCAGGGCGCGGACCAGCATCGGGTTGCCGCCGCTGAGGCCGTGCCAGGCGGGCGCGAGCGCGTCGGGGTCGGGCACCCGGCCGCGCAGCAGGTCGGCGATCCCGCCCGTCGACAGCGGTGCGAGCCGGATGTGGTGGTGCGGCCCGCGGGTCAGCTCGGCGTGGAACAGCGGCAGCGTCGGCTGCGGCTGCTGCCACTCGGCGAGCACGACGACCACCCGGCCGGTCCTCATCCGCCGCCGCAGGTAGAGGATGAATTGCAGCGAGGAGTTGTCGGCGAATTGCACGTCGTCCACGCACAACACGACCGGGCGTTCCCGCGACAGTTCGAGAAGGATTTGACACAATTCATGCACGGGGCGCACATGAGAATTGTGGGTGCGCTGCACGTCCGCGCCGGAGTCGTCCACGGTCGCGGCGATCGGCGTGATGAGGTGGGAAACGCGGTCCGCTATTTCCGGCGGCAGTCCGGCGCCGTCGAACAGCTGGTCGATGACCCCGGCCTGCAGGGGACGTTCGGCAGGCGCGCCGGTCGCGGTCAGCAACAGCGCCCCGGAGGCGGCGGCGTGCCGCTGGAACCGCTGCAGCAATTCGGTCTTCCCGCTGGCCAAACCGCCGCTGACCAGGGCGAGCCCGCCTGTCCCTGCCGAGCACTCGGCGAGCAGGCCGGCCAGTTCGGCGAGCGCATCACCATGGTCCGTCGGCACCAAGCGTCCAGTTCCCTCCAGCGCAGCGATCGGCCGTCTTTTCGCTACAGCACGTCCCGTGGGACGCTTTATAGCACGGCTTCTCGACTTGTCCAGCGCCTTCAACGCCACTTCTTGAGAACGGTGGACGAACAGGTTCCCGGTGTGTCGCGAACCCTTCGTAATCACGCAATCCCGGATCCGATCCACCGCGTCTCGACAGCGGCGAACGGGTCAACCGGTACGGCCGAATCGCGGCCTGCCGGGCCGGGGCGCGCGGCGCGGAACGCGTCCCATAGCACGGTTCGGGCAGCGCATCACCGCATTTGTCGTATCCGTGTCGCAACCGTAGCCGCGCCCCCCGGGGCGGCTACGGGACACCGAGACGCCGCACGTCGGACCCCGCCCGGCGACGCCCGGGGTCCAGGGCCGCAGCCAAGATCCACAACCGGTCTCCCCCACGACCGACGGCGGTTCTCCGAGCCGGTGAGGCAAATGACACGGGCGACCGGTGCGCCACTTGATCGGGGAATCGCCTCCGCACGCTCAAAACGGACATAACTCCGGGGTGCGCGACTCCGACGTGGACGCTCGAACCGACCATTTCCCGCACACCCGCCGAGCCTTCTCCGCAAGCAACTCTTTCCGGGCCACCAAGCCACCGGGCCACCGGGCTTGACGGGGCGTTCCACCGCCACTGCCCGGACAACGCCGAAACCGCGGCTACCGGGCGGGTGTCGCCCGGTAGCCGCGGCCCGGTCCGACCGCACCCGGGTAGAGGCCCCCGCGACTAGCAGGCGCCGTCGGACACCTTCAGGCCCGTGTTGGCGCCCGCGGTGCGGCCGACGACGCTCGGCACGCAGTTGGCCTGGTCGAGCCGGAAGCTGTAGGGGACGTTCACGGTGGTGGTGGACTTGACGTCGGGACCGGCGGGGTTGGTGTCGCTGCCGGGGCTGGACCACGTCACGTTGTCGAAGATGTTCCCGCTGACGTGCCAGTAGCCGGCCTCGCTGGTGTAGAAGGTGCCGAGGACGTCCTTGGAGTTCTTGAAGTAGTTGTTGTCCACCTTGGCCCTGGCTCCGGCCCGGGAGTTGATGCCGGACTCGTTGAGGCTCACGTAGTGGTTGTTGTACATGTGGCCGATGCCGCCACGCAGCAGGGGCGTCCGGGAGTCGATGTTCTCGTACAGGTTGTGGTGGTAGGTGACGAAGCCGTTCGAGCGGTCGCTCTCGCTCGACCCGACCAGCCCGCCCCGGCCTGAGTTGCGCAGGGTGCTGTAGGACAGCGTCACGTACTGGGTGTCGTCCTTCATGTCGAACAGGCCGTCGTAGCCCTCCGACTCGCCGCCCGACGCGAGCAGCGTGGTGTGGTCGACCCAGACGTTGCGGACGTTGCTCTCCATGCCGATGGCGTCGCCGCCGTTGGACGTGGGCGAGCCGGACTTCTTGACGTTCCGGACGGTCACGTTCCGGATGATGATGTTGCGCGACTCGCGGATGTGGATGCCGAGCTGGTCGAAGACGGCGCCGCTGCCGACGCCGATGATCGTGACGTTGCTGATCTGCTTGAGCTCGATCACGCCGGAGGCGGTCGAGCAGCTGTCACCGGAGACCTTGGCCGTGTTGCCGTGGTTGATGGTGCCCTCGACCTCGATGACGATCGGCGTGCTGCTGCTGGCCCGGCCGCACAGGGCCTGGTGGATCTGCGTTCCCGTGGTGGCGCGGACCGTGGCCCCGCCCTGACCACCCGTGGTCCCGCCGTTCTGGGACGCGTAGCCGGTCGCGACACCGGCAGGCGGATTCGACGTGGTGGTCGTGGTGGTGGTGCTGGTGGTGGTCGATGTCGACGTGGTGGTGGAGGTCGAGGTCGACGTGGAAGTCGACGTGGAGGTCGTGGTCGAGGTGCCGGTGGGCTGCCCGGTGCAGGCCACGCCGTTGAGCGTGAAGGAGGTGGGCACGGGGTTGGAGCCCGTCCAGGAGCCGTTGAAGCCCGCCGCGACCGACGCGCCGGTGGCCAGCGAGCCGTTCCAGGACGCGTTGCGCACCGTCACCTCGCCGCCGGACTGGGAGAACTCCCCGCCCCACAGCTGCGTCACCTTCTGACCGGCCGCGAACGACCACTTCAACGTCCAGCCCGACACCGCGTCGCCCAGGTTGGTCACCGTGACGTTGGCGCCGAAACCACCGTCCCACTGGTTGGTGACGCCGTAGTCCACCCGACACCCGACCGCCGCATTGGCACTGGACCCCGCCGCGATCACCAAGCCCCCGGCCAATGCCGCCACGGACACGGCCGCGGCAACACTCGCGGTCCGATTTCTCGCGCGCTCACCAATGCGCATGCTCATGCGTCGCCTCCTTGCGCCGGCACTCGTGGACAGCGATCCCCAAGGACACCGAACAACGACCGAACGGCGGGATCGGCGTGATCATCACGTCTGGGAACGCTCCCAGGAGCATTGCGCAACTTTGCGCACCGAGCAACAAAATTCACATTGATGAACATCCCCAACCGCCTGGCACGCGGCCACCGCCCTGTCCACGACCGACGTCTTCGCGACGGAGTCGTTCATGTTCATGAACCACCGCCCCCCACGGGTACGCTGCGCGAACGGAAGCCTCCGAACACCGGCGGTCGCTGTTCAACGTTGCACCCATCGAACACCACATCACCATCAGGTAGTGACATTTTCGCATCATAGTGAACGCAACAATGAAAATCCACCTCACAGTAATCGGCGATTTACGTACTTTTTACGAAGCATAATCCCCGCAAGCCGGAAGCATGCAAATACGGGCAACACCGGCGGCCAGCCAACTGGAATCAGAAGACGCCTACGAGATATGGCCATCCTCCGGTCGACTACTGGCCATGGCGCGGGGACGTAGTGGCCACTCGAGACTCAAGGCATCAACAGATACTCGACGGCGGAGCGAACGTGCCACCCGGCTGCGTCAAGCGCTTCACGGGCTCGATCCTCATCCACACCCGCGAGGTCGGTGACGATCGTCATGGCCCTGCGGCGGAGCTTGTCGTTGGTGGCACGGAGTTCGATCATGTAATTCTCGCGAACCGCGCCGAGCAGGACGTGGGCCGCCGTGGTGATGCGGTTCAGTGCGAGCTTCTGCGCCGTGCCCGCCTTGAGACGTGTGGAGCCGGTCAGCAGTTCAGGACCGGTATCCAGGAGTACGGGTAGATCGACTTCTGCGAGCAGGGGCGCGTCTGAATTGTTGGCGATGCCGCAGGTACGGATACCGCGGGCAGCCCGTACGGTCGCCAGGACGAACGGGGTCGAGCCGCTGGCCGCCACCGCGATCACCAGGTCGCCCGGACCGAGGTCAGCCACGGCAGCCGGACCTGCTTGCCTGTCGTCCTCACGGGCGGTGACCACTGCGGGGTCTTGGAGCAACGAACTGGCGATGTGGGCGCGGAAGCGCCCCGGCGGGGCTCCGAAGGTGGGGCCTAGCTCGGCGACCTCTTGAAGTACCAGGTGGCCGCTGGTACCGCCGCCGACAAAGGCGACGGTGCCGCCCGTCGCGCAGGTCCGCGCCATCTCCTCTGCCACTGCGGCGAGGGCGGGTCGAGCTCGTGCGACCGCCTGGGTCACCACCGGTTCCTCGTCGTCCATCAGCGCCAGCACCGCGTTCGCGTCGAGGGCTCCCAGTCCGACGGAGCGGGGGTGGCGGTGTTCGGTGTTGGGCGGGGTCACGCCACCTGCTTACCACTCCACCGGTGGCGTAACCCCGCCCGGACCCTCATCCACCTCCGAGCATTTCGATCACCCGCAGTACCAGGTTCGCGGCGTTGATGGTTGTCGGCAGGACGATGAGCAGCACGTCTCGCAGCCGCTGGGGCTTCCGGTTCTCCTTCTTCCGCTGCTTTGCCACGGCTCCTCCAGCACTCGGCGTTCGCTGCTTGCACTCGAACAACCGTTCCCGGATGGAAGGGCTCAGCCGCCCAGCAGCCCGGGCATGAGGTGCACCTGCTCGGCCAGCGTCGGCGCCCATGCGGGATGCTCGACGTCCGGCAGGTCTGGTTGGGGCGCGCTGCGGCTGCGGATGCCCTCCGCCAACGCCGTCAACCGCAGGGCCAGGGGTTCGTCGTGCTCTGGGGCGACCAGTTCGTCCACCAGGTCCTGGAGCCGGCCCGCAGCGAGTTGCACGTGACTGCGCTGACCGCGGAAGAGGTCGAGCCGAAGTTCCGTGAGCGTCCGCACCGCCTTCCGCTCCAACCGGGCCAGGTCGGCGGCGGGGCCGAGCCTAGGCCGTCGGCGGAACTCGGGGTGGAAGACGTCGATCGTCAGGCGATCCCGCGCGCCGTTCCCGTGCAGAGGCAGGCGTCCGGCCCACACTCCCGACGCCAACAGGCGCAGAGGACCGATCGCCACGGGGAAAGGCGTGTCGGGCTCGTAAACCCGCGCCCACAGTTCGCTCGTTCGAGCCGCTCGCGGACCGGTCAGCACCTCTGCCTCGATGGTGGTGCCCACCACGCGCCAGAACACGTTGTGCTCAACCTCGCGCACCGACTGCGCGGGGACCTGGAGCAGGTCCACGGTGGCCTTCCTCCACTCTCCGCCCTCGTGCGCGTCCGCCTGATGAGGATTCGAGCCCCGAATTTCCAGCTTGTTCAAATGTGCGCGGTCGCCTTCCCCGATGAGTCTTTCGTTGACGCGGGACAGAGCCTGGCGCAGTCGTGCGGCCTCCGGCTCGACCGGGTCGAGTACAGCCGACGCGGACCGGAAAATCTCCCGGACCTCCGAGGCGGCAGTGGTGTGAACCACCGGTGCGTCGTCCCGCAGCATCCGCTCCACCAGTCCGGTGAGAGGTTCGAGGATGCCGTCGAACGTTCGCCGGGCCGCGTCCTCGCCCTCGGCCAGCAGGTCCGCGCAGATCAGCGAGAGGTGACCGATCTCCGCGTCGAGCAGCACTTCGTCATAGGGGGTCGGCGCCCAAGCCGCCAGCCACCGGGTGATCGCCAGTCGGGAGGCCGGGACGTGCAGGTGGCCCGGCTCCCAATCCGGAGTGGCGACCAGGCGCGGTCTCGGGTCCTCAATCGAGGACGCGGCAGACCTGGCGGTCAACACCGCCTCGGCGATGTCCCAGCCGTACACCGGTGCCACCCAACCCAGGTCGTCCTCGTCGACGACCGCTTCGATCTCTGCGTGCGGTGGCTGGTCGGGGGCGAAGGGGTCCACGCTGAGCAGTCCACCCGCCACTACCAGGGATGCAGCCCAAGGCGCGGACCCGTGCGGAGTGCCGATGTGGACGGTGCCGATGCGGTCGACCGACACCGGGACGCTGGGCTGCTGGTGCGTCTCGGTCATGACTCCTCCTGGGAGTTGTCCTGCACGAATCGCCGGAGCGCTTCGAAGTCCGGGTGCCGCGACGGCTGTCGTGGACAGGTGCGCCGGTGCCACTCGACCAACTCGGTCCAGTCCCGGCTCAACGTGGTCGGCGAGGCGGGGCTGATCAACCTCGTCAGGAACGGATCGATGTCCACCGGGGGCGGTCGCTGAGCGTCGGCCTCCCTCGCATCGTGGATGAGGCAGGCCGCATTCTCCAGTTCGCCGTTCGGCTCAAGTGGTGCCTGAACGGTTGGGGAGTGCACGACCGTTGCGACTCGCGCGTCCTCCACCAGCAGTGTGGAGAAGGCAGAGACGAACGTGATGGACAAACTCAGCTTCGGGTCTTCGGATACACCGCGCAACTGGTTGCCGAACAGCCTCACCCACAGCTTGGAGAGCCATGCGGGTTCCACGCTCATCAGCAGATCGTCGAGCGAGGCAGGAATTCGATTATTGTGGGCGTTCCACACCAGGCGTTGTGCCTTGAACAAGACACTCTCGACAAATGGGTAGTCCGACACGTCGTTCCGCTGTCCGATTTCCGTGGAGATCGTGAGGACCAGGGGCAACAACGACCGACGCTCGCCGTCGCTCAGCCCCAGCACAGCCAACCGATGGTTGATCACCGACCGAACGAAGTCCTCCGTGGTCATGTCTCGCACGACCGGGTCCGTGTGCACGGACCAGACACCCCGCGAACCGCGACGCTTGAGCAGGGGGCGTACCAATGACTCAACGGTGCGGTCCAGCGGAAACGCACCCGACGGGCCGGTGATCCGCAGGCGCGGCGACCGGTGTTCGGACAGGAAGTGACCGGGCAGGTCGCCGAGCACCCAACGCCATGGTTCACCGGCGACGTACTCCGTCCACTGGTCGTCCCAGTCGTCATGGGTGAGCAGCTTCAACTCGGCGACCATCGGAGCGCCATCGGGCTCGGGCCACGGTTCGCCCGACTCGACAACCTGCTCCAGGTCCCGCACAGCGGCGGCCCGAGCCAGGAGCGAGCGCAGTCCCTCGATGGACGGCGGCGGCGCCTCGGCGTCGGCCTCCGGCTCCCCGAACTCGGATCGCAGCAGGGCGATGAGGGAGTCGTCGGTCAGGTCCAGGCTCGGTTCCTCCCGGCAACGCCGGTAGAGGCGCTCGTCCAGGCTCGCCGGCGTCCCGAACTTCTCCCGTCGGGCAATCGGCCAGGTCCGACCGAGCAGGTCGCCCAACTCGACCAGCCACGGGATCAAGTCGCGCAGAGCCGCACGCAGCCCTGCGGGGTCCTCGGCCTGGGCGGGGTTCCGGTCCCTGCCGAGGGAGAACTGTGGTGCGGTCTCGGCCAACTTGGGTCGTAAAAGACAGACCCACACCCTTCTCTTCAACGCCCCTCGCGGCGGGCTGATCTTCTCGCGCGTCTCCCTGGGCAGATCCTCGTCCCAGAACTCCTGCACCACCCCGCCGATGGAAGGCATGTCATCTCCCTCGTGCGCTGTCGAGCAGGCCGCGCAGCGCGTGAACGGTGGAACGAATCTCCAACAGGTACTTGGTCGGGCTGAACGGCTGGTCCAGAGCAGGCGGCACGAGCGTCGGGTCGTAGCCGACGGTGTCCACCTCGACCCCGTAGGGCAGCGCAAGCATCCGCAGCGCGGCGGCGTGCTGTGCGGGCACGTAGATCGGGGTGGTGACAGCCAGGATGCGCTGACCGGGAACCAGCTTGGCGAACTGCGTGGCGAACCAGGCGTAGGAGTCGGGGGTGTTGGCCCGCCGGTGCTCCGGGTCGCTGGACGGCGCGGCGGCCACGGCCACTCGGACGCCGCTGGCAGTTCGATAGCGCCGCACGCCCCAGGTGCCACCCAGCAGTTCGGACTCCTCGCCCTCGATCGACTCCGGCTCGCCGAGCCCGAACGCGACCCTCGAGCCGCGGTCGAGCGCCTCGTACTCCTCGCTCAAGTCGGGGTGGCCGGCCTGTCGGGCAAGGTCGAACTCGTCGCCCTTAAATCCGCGATGTCCGCCAAGGGCCACCAACGACCGGGTGGCCACCGTGCCGTCGTCGATCAGCTTCGCGGCGTAGTGCGGGCGGTTGATGCAGGCCCGGATCAATCCGCCCAGGATGACGACGTGGTCGTACTCCGCGTGCCGGGGTTTTTGGACCCGCTGCATCCCGAGGGCGTCGGCGCATACCAGCACCAGGCCCTCCTGCTCCTGGGTGAGCACGAGTTCAGTGGCTTCGTTGCGCTCGCGCGGCCGACCGGTCAGCGGGTCGATCCGGGTGTCCCAGCGGTCGGTGAAGCCGTGAAGCCAGGCCAGCCGGTCAACCAGGGCCACGTCGCCGTCGGTGAGGCGCGTGGGGTCGCCGCCGAAGGCCCGCACCAGCTCGGTGATCGGAGGTGAGGCCAGCCAGGTCGCGATGCCCGCGATGACGTCGCCGGAAGAACCGACCTGGGGCACGGTGTCGAACTCGGTGTGCATAACGACCTTCCTGGTGATCTCGGAGCCGTCCGGTTGCTCCGGATGGGCGAACATGAGGTGCACTTCCCGATCCGCGAACTGCGATACGTCGTCGGGGACGACGTAGCCCCCAGGGGCCTGCGCGGTGAGGAGGGCGTGTCGGGCCAGCGCGATTTTCGTGGACAGCAGCAGCGACTTCGCGGTGTCCGACGAGTCGATGGCTCCCGCCACGGCGCCCCGGGTGCTGGTAGCCCGGAAGGCGAGTTCTGCGGCGCGACGGAGGTGCGCCGTCTTCTTCTCCCGAGAGTCGGGTAGCAGGACCGCCCGGTAGTAGAAGACCAGCGCCTCGCCGTGCACGCACGAGACGCACTCCTCCAGCTCCTCGGTCCCATACCGGGAGACCCTCAGTTGTCCGACCTTTCGGTAGACCTGTTCCGCGGCATCCAGGTGTGTCCTCGCGTTCGCCGGGTCGTGCTGGGCGAGTACCACCTCCAGACCACCGAGGTTGAACTCGGCGCGGTCAACGTCCGGGGCCTCCTCCGGGTTCTTGTGGTCCTCGACGTAGAGCCGCCGACGCTCCTCGGCGCTGTGTCGCAGCATGCGCTCAGCCTCGCGCAGCAGTCCCAGCGCCGCCGCCCGGTCGGTCTCCGTCCCCGCGCGACCGCGTTGGAGCACCCCGACCATCGCCTCGCCCCTCGAGGCAGCCAGCCGATCCGCCCAGGAGCCACGACCCTCGACCAGTTCGAGGGCAGCCTCCGCGGCGGCGAGACCGTCATCGAGAGCGTCCCGCTTCGCCTGGCCCTCGAGCGTGCCGCTGCGACGAAATTCGTAGCGGGCCTTGCCGCGCCAGGCATCGGAGAGCCTCCTCCGCATGTCGTCGTCCGGCTCGCCATCGGTCAGCTCGATCAGGGTTGAATACCAGCTGGCTGCTATCGCGGCGTCGTGTCGCTCCATCAGCATGGCCAGGGAGTGCACGATCGGCACGTTGTCCGGCACGGAATCGACCGCGTCGTACATCTCCTTCAACGAGGCTCGGTCGGGTAATCGGTTGAGCAGGGCCCGCACCGGTTCCGCGCCCAGCAGCGCGACGATGACCGCACCGTGCTCGGCTCGATCCACTGCGGTGTGCCGGCGGACCGCAGTGCGGAACAGTCGGTGCATCAGGACCGTGTCCATCCGCCGATCGAGCGTGACGAGCCCCAAGGCGTCGAGTTGGAGGACGACCTCCTCCACGTCGACGCCGAGCGCCTCACCCAGCGCGCGCATCCCAATGGGCACCGGCGGCAACCACGCGATAGCGCGGGCGACCCGCGTGACCGTCCAATTCGGCTGTACCGCACGGACGGCGCGCCAGAACTGGTCTGGCGCGGTGGTCACATCACCCAAGGGCTCCTCGTCCCACCAGTTCCTCCCGGTGGTGTCGCGGAAGCGGCTGCTGGCATCGATCAACAGCGCCCGGCCGCCCAGCGCGGCACGGACCCGGTCGTCCACCTCGCCGTCGAACGCCGCGCTGACCTCGTCATCGGCTATCGGGCGCAGGGAGAAGAAGCGTTCGACGTGCGTCTCCCAGGCTGAATTGGTGGTCGTGATCAACAGCAGTTGCCCCAGCGCGGCGTTCGGCACCGGCAAGCGGCCGAGATCGTGCGGAGGGCCGTCGGCGTTGTCGAGCACCACCACCCAGGGGCCCGGAGCGGTCTCCAACCGGTGTCGGGCCGCCTCGGCGAACGGCACGAGGTCGACGGTGTCGAGCTGTCCGACTGCCGGACCACCGAGTTGCGCCAGCTCCGCTTCCGCGAGAGACGTGATGAG
This genomic window from Saccharothrix sp. HUAS TT1 contains:
- a CDS encoding N-acetylmuramic acid 6-phosphate etherase, giving the protein MTPPNTEHRHPRSVGLGALDANAVLALMDDEEPVVTQAVARARPALAAVAEEMARTCATGGTVAFVGGGTSGHLVLQEVAELGPTFGAPPGRFRAHIASSLLQDPAVVTAREDDRQAGPAAVADLGPGDLVIAVAASGSTPFVLATVRAARGIRTCGIANNSDAPLLAEVDLPVLLDTGPELLTGSTRLKAGTAQKLALNRITTAAHVLLGAVRENYMIELRATNDKLRRRAMTIVTDLAGVDEDRAREALDAAGWHVRSAVEYLLMP
- a CDS encoding AAA family ATPase, yielding MPTDHGDALAELAGLLAECSAGTGGLALVSGGLASGKTELLQRFQRHAAASGALLLTATGAPAERPLQAGVIDQLFDGAGLPPEIADRVSHLITPIAATVDDSGADVQRTHNSHVRPVHELCQILLELSRERPVVLCVDDVQFADNSSLQFILYLRRRMRTGRVVVVLAEWQQPQPTLPLFHAELTRGPHHHIRLAPLSTGGIADLLRGRVPDPDALAPAWHGLSGGNPMLVRALIEDLEAGHETGPDQVGPALKRAVLECLHRWEAGLLEVARAIAVLGEERTPVLLGRLAGTTPEAVEQAVDVLTAAGLLLDGDFRHPGAASAVLDSTPGAERVRLHSRAAELLYQRGAAAAVVADHLVAADRVAPGWPVAVLRIAAEQALMGDDVAAAVRYLEPALPVVERDERLGLTSVLVRALWRVNPAAAVVHMAPLHEAMWAGGLRGRDAMIVVQHALWIGDEATAVRALAVLEENPGVLDAQSAAELRIVCQWFHGLGPAAAVATDVVADADPWVAAAQAVGTFWTDEFHPDAIASAEHILRSCRLGDMSLEVVLTALLILVHSGHPDRAEQWCDRLAAEATRGGAVTWQSVLEVVRADIALRRGEVVVAAARAETALALLPHQGWGLSIGYPLAVLLEANIALGRHRVVADVMRLRVPDAMFATAAGLRYLHARGNGNLAAGRVLAAISDFQNCGTRMREWGIDLPVLAPWRCGLAQANLTLGRPEAARELIHEQMQLPAGDRRTRGAALRVLAAAGEPAERPGLLREAVRHLRRAGDRVELARALSDLSEALDTLGEHGEARELSRVAAAETKASYSGALPIPVDWEDGDTGDGRPVLSDSELRVAELAAKGHTNREISGILYITVSTVEQHLTRVYRKLGMRSRADLPHRLSQRAGAGPRAVEARG
- a CDS encoding AAA family ATPase, which codes for MGLQLDRAFDIRNRAVSPVVGAGRVVESLYERLRARGFRYNLEEWHAEAGQRIREARVMHRHSGTCLDVTLVFAAMCKDAGLRPYLVILGAGTKGQADHAMVMVDLASDANELAARVPGVRTRRSAEPHVYERRGLTPTWLEGSACVVVDVAQALVAPDRPQGAHYIDACAAGERQLMGDLYGFAVLVDVIPLHATTHPEFNAPDENSRPTIYPKLRSSPSAHVYGNQLAALAELSGQRGVVAVSGESGVGKSVLANELARVADDGCGWFLDATDRSALITSLAEAELAQLGGPAVGQLDTVDLVPFAEAARHRLETAPGPWVVVLDNADGPPHDLGRLPVPNAALGQLLLITTTNSAWETHVERFFSLRPIADDEVSAAFDGEVDDRVRAALGGRALLIDASSRFRDTTGRNWWDEEPLGDVTTAPDQFWRAVRAVQPNWTVTRVARAIAWLPPVPIGMRALGEALGVDVEEVVLQLDALGLVTLDRRMDTVLMHRLFRTAVRRHTAVDRAEHGAVIVALLGAEPVRALLNRLPDRASLKEMYDAVDSVPDNVPIVHSLAMLMERHDAAIAASWYSTLIELTDGEPDDDMRRRLSDAWRGKARYEFRRSGTLEGQAKRDALDDGLAAAEAALELVEGRGSWADRLAASRGEAMVGVLQRGRAGTETDRAAALGLLREAERMLRHSAEERRRLYVEDHKNPEEAPDVDRAEFNLGGLEVVLAQHDPANARTHLDAAEQVYRKVGQLRVSRYGTEELEECVSCVHGEALVFYYRAVLLPDSREKKTAHLRRAAELAFRATSTRGAVAGAIDSSDTAKSLLLSTKIALARHALLTAQAPGGYVVPDDVSQFADREVHLMFAHPEQPDGSEITRKVVMHTEFDTVPQVGSSGDVIAGIATWLASPPITELVRAFGGDPTRLTDGDVALVDRLAWLHGFTDRWDTRIDPLTGRPRERNEATELVLTQEQEGLVLVCADALGMQRVQKPRHAEYDHVVILGGLIRACINRPHYAAKLIDDGTVATRSLVALGGHRGFKGDEFDLARQAGHPDLSEEYEALDRGSRVAFGLGEPESIEGEESELLGGTWGVRRYRTASGVRVAVAAAPSSDPEHRRANTPDSYAWFATQFAKLVPGQRILAVTTPIYVPAQHAAALRMLALPYGVEVDTVGYDPTLVPPALDQPFSPTKYLLEIRSTVHALRGLLDSARGR
- a CDS encoding cellulose binding domain-containing protein, yielding MDYGVTNQWDGGFGANVTVTNLGDAVSGWTLKWSFAAGQKVTQLWGGEFSQSGGEVTVRNASWNGSLATGASVAAGFNGSWTGSNPVPTSFTLNGVACTGQPTGTSTTTSTSTSTSTSTSTTTSTSTTTSTTTTTTTSNPPAGVATGYASQNGGTTGGQGGATVRATTGTQIHQALCGRASSSTPIVIEVEGTINHGNTAKVSGDSCSTASGVIELKQISNVTIIGVGSGAVFDQLGIHIRESRNIIIRNVTVRNVKKSGSPTSNGGDAIGMESNVRNVWVDHTTLLASGGESEGYDGLFDMKDDTQYVTLSYSTLRNSGRGGLVGSSESDRSNGFVTYHHNLYENIDSRTPLLRGGIGHMYNNHYVSLNESGINSRAGARAKVDNNYFKNSKDVLGTFYTSEAGYWHVSGNIFDNVTWSSPGSDTNPAGPDVKSTTTVNVPYSFRLDQANCVPSVVGRTAGANTGLKVSDGAC